One Cryptomeria japonica chromosome 9, Sugi_1.0, whole genome shotgun sequence genomic window carries:
- the LOC131080056 gene encoding RNA-binding protein BRN1: MADGNGSASKSAESVKLFVGQVPKHMTESQLLSIFQEAGNIQEVSIIKDKVTKTSRGCCFVTCPSRQEADKAISLFHNKRTMPGASSPMQVKYADGELERIEHKLFIGMLPKTVSDAEVSMLFSKFGTIKELQILRGPQQANKAGCAFLKFETRDQAVAALEAINGKHKMEGSTLPLVVKWADTEKERQARRAQKSQPQAPNTPSTDSGQQPSLFGAMPMGYMPPASFNGYGYQAPGTYGLMQYPLPPLSNQPVLHSMVAAVNSSSTLSGATPDLVAGMGPTNFAAMQSAGYMNSGFPGMSGVQYPMGYQGPMFGHSALPLGHGSVAPALLNSSSAAGNVKTSSGAQVEGPPGANLFIYHIPQEFGDHELSNAFSSFGRVISAKVFVDKATGVSKCFGFVSYDSSAAAQSAINVMNGFQLSGKKLKVQLKRDNKQSKPY, translated from the exons ATGGCGGATGGTAACGGATCGGCCAGTAAGTCTGCAGAGTCTGTGAAGCTTTTTGTAGGGCAAGTGCCCAAGCATATGACGGAATCTCAGCTTCTGTCAATATTTCAGGAAGCGGGAAATATTCAGGAAGTCAGCATTATCAAGGACAAGGTCACCAAGACTTCCAGAG GATGTTGCTTTGTAACATGCCCATCAAGGCAAGAAGCAGACAAGGCCATTTCTTTGTTTCATAATAAACGAACAATGCCTGGG GCATCAAGTCCAATGCAGGTGAAGTATGCAGATGGAGAATTGGAAAGAATTG AGCACAAGCTTTTTATCGGAATGCTTCCAAAGACAGTTTCAGATGCAGAAGTATCTATGCTTTTTTCCAAGTTTGGAACTATTAAAGAATTGCAAATTTTGCGTGGCCCTCAGCAAGCAAATAAAG CTGGATGTGCATTCTTGAAATTTGAGACAAGGGATCAGGCTGTTGCTGCTCTAGAGGCTATCAATGGGAAGCACAAAATGGAG GGCTCAACTCTACCACTTGTTGTTAAGTGGGCAGATACTGAAAAGGAGAGACAAGCTCGAAGGGCTCAGAAATCTCAGCCCCAGGCCCCTAACACACCTAGCACAGATTCAGGACAGCAACCTTCGTTGTTTGGTGCAATGCCTATGGGATACATGCCTCCTGCTTCCTTTAATGGCTACGGATATCAg GCACCAGGTACATATGGTCTTATGCAATATCCATTACCTCCATTGTCAAATCAACCTGTTTTGCACAGTATGGTGGCAGCTGTTAATTCTTCTAGCACGTTGTCTGGTGCCACCCCTGATCTTGTTGCTGGTATGGGACCAACAAACTTTGCTGCAATGCAGTCAGCAGGCTACATGAATTCTGGATTTCCTGGCATGTCTGGTGTCCAGTACCCAATGGGGTATCAAGGTCCAATGTTTGGCCATAGTGCACTGCCTCTTGGACATGGTTCTGTAGCACCAGCATTGTTAAATTCAAGTTCAGCAGCTGGGAATGTGAAAACAAGCTCTGGGGCACAAGTTGAAG GCCCCCCTGGAGCAAATTTGTTCATTTATCACATTCCACAGGAGTTTGGTGATCATGAACTATCTAATGCCTTTTCATCATTTGGAAGAGTTATAAGTGCCAAGGTTTTTGTTGACAAGGCTACTGGTGTTAGCAAATGCTTTG GTTTTGTGAGTTATGATTCCTCTGCGGCTGCACAATCTGCCATCAATGTGATGAATGGGTTCCAGTTGAGTGGAAAGAAGCTGAAGGTCCAACTTAAGCGAGATAACAAACAGAGCAAGCCTTACTGA